The Methanocella arvoryzae MRE50 genome includes a region encoding these proteins:
- a CDS encoding nucleotidyltransferase domain-containing protein, with product MTDAFDADIDKVTGRIRDEIPGIVSVYLFGSIAKGTYDENSDYDIAVIVNELPEDDIGKISNIRYSLLDQLKRPLDIVILALSDLEHPSPLLYEIYHSRKLIYGQDILTTFKNVIADMKPVTVDGATVGYYVGY from the coding sequence ATGACAGATGCCTTCGATGCTGACATAGATAAGGTAACCGGACGAATAAGAGATGAAATACCGGGTATTGTGTCAGTTTACCTTTTTGGTAGCATAGCGAAGGGGACATATGATGAGAATAGTGATTATGACATCGCAGTCATTGTAAATGAACTACCGGAAGACGATATCGGCAAAATTTCTAATATCCGGTATTCACTTTTAGACCAGCTTAAGAGGCCGCTTGATATTGTCATCCTTGCATTAAGCGATCTCGAACATCCTTCACCGCTTCTTTACGAAATATACCATAGTCGAAAGCTGATCTATGGGCAGGATATACTAACTACTTTTAAAAATGTTATAGCAGACATGAAACCAGTTACGGTGGACGGAGCTACGGTAGGATACTATGTCGGATATTAA
- a CDS encoding transposase, translating into MHSKNVGTGWQMPVSCFDCHCKILSDIPLMMLEAVDWQRFRYLEKNNKIGRPPQYSRIALLRALLYMELANLSSVSELVRILKGDNYKMRILGFDQLPSESTFSRFKDQVDTDRIMVLLTSMIWKKNPDFMSMVGVDSTSLPAFTRSDPEASWGYDHINDKMYYGYKIHLLYDLITLAPICSIVTPANMHDTTQLLPLQRKMGSRILLVKGLFADIAYDSKEHLERIYPIGIPLINRVNRRNTKKELPRYRIQEYIPFHDITMNKLYKNRMHCEYTNYLLKEHLTLKRVKTTGILRVTVKTGLTLIARQIQVLYQVKQGANPRTTIIE; encoded by the coding sequence ATGCATAGTAAAAACGTTGGTACGGGCTGGCAGATGCCCGTTTCTTGCTTCGATTGCCATTGTAAAATACTTTCTGACATACCGCTCATGATGCTGGAAGCGGTTGACTGGCAGCGTTTCCGATACCTCGAGAAGAATAATAAGATTGGGAGGCCTCCCCAGTACAGTCGGATCGCCTTGCTACGAGCACTTCTCTACATGGAACTGGCAAATCTCTCGAGTGTCAGTGAACTAGTAAGAATACTCAAGGGCGACAATTATAAAATGCGGATTCTCGGCTTCGACCAATTACCTAGTGAGAGCACGTTCAGCAGATTCAAAGACCAGGTAGACACCGACCGGATCATGGTCCTGTTGACAAGCATGATCTGGAAGAAAAACCCGGATTTCATGAGCATGGTTGGGGTAGACAGTACCAGCCTCCCTGCGTTCACCCGGAGTGATCCTGAGGCCTCATGGGGGTACGATCACATCAATGATAAAATGTACTACGGGTACAAAATCCACTTACTTTACGATCTGATTACACTGGCGCCGATCTGCAGTATTGTCACTCCTGCCAACATGCATGACACTACACAACTACTGCCATTACAGAGGAAAATGGGCAGTCGCATACTCCTTGTTAAGGGATTGTTCGCTGACATTGCCTATGACTCTAAAGAGCACTTGGAACGCATATACCCGATCGGCATACCATTGATCAACCGAGTTAACCGGCGGAACACGAAGAAAGAGCTACCCAGGTACCGAATACAGGAGTACATCCCCTTCCACGACATCACCATGAACAAATTATATAAAAACAGGATGCACTGCGAGTACACGAACTACCTGTTGAAAGAGCACCTCACCTTAAAACGAGTAAAAACTACCGGAATCCTTCGAGTTACTGTAAAGACCGGACTCACCCTGATAGCACGACAGATACAAGTACTCTACCAGGTTAAACAGGGAGCAAACCCCAGGACAACGATCATCGAGTGA
- a CDS encoding tetratricopeptide repeat protein has product MYREAIRLDDTNSAAYGLLGEALADMGDFEGAVNAMRKALRLNPKSSELYSALGKVYTGWGKPEELSVLIPGHTSSILIMSTCW; this is encoded by the coding sequence ATGTACCGGGAAGCTATCAGGCTCGACGATACCAACTCTGCTGCTTATGGTTTGCTGGGGGAAGCCCTCGCAGACATGGGGGACTTCGAAGGGGCGGTTAACGCAATGCGAAAAGCCCTGCGCCTGAATCCGAAGAGTTCCGAGCTATATTCTGCGCTTGGGAAAGTGTATACTGGCTGGGGGAAGCCTGAAGAGCTATCCGTGCTTATACCCGGGCATACAAGCTCGATCCTGATAATGTCGACTTGCTGGTGA
- a CDS encoding uracil-DNA glycosylase family protein, which yields MTAKAPPQWIIGQLVAFNRKYLESKYTAEIGHLKEIMENNVYWTHLHKCCTDKQAKKAPCHKTKNAMLCADQWLRQELSDAIGLGAKFIICVGNDAKAWVSEWEKGSGTRGVRVFYLPHPSGAANGAWNPKDKEKMIALKSAITGLLTTID from the coding sequence ATGACTGCGAAAGCCCCACCACAATGGATTATCGGGCAGTTAGTCGCTTTCAACAGAAAATACCTGGAAAGCAAGTATACGGCAGAGATCGGGCACCTGAAGGAGATCATGGAGAATAACGTTTACTGGACCCACCTTCACAAATGTTGCACGGATAAACAAGCCAAAAAGGCACCATGCCATAAGACTAAAAACGCTATGCTGTGCGCTGATCAGTGGCTAAGGCAGGAATTATCAGATGCCATAGGGCTGGGTGCGAAGTTCATCATCTGCGTCGGAAATGATGCGAAGGCCTGGGTATCAGAATGGGAAAAGGGGTCAGGAACCCGGGGCGTTCGTGTGTTCTACCTGCCGCACCCGTCCGGAGCGGCAAACGGGGCATGGAACCCGAAAGACAAAGAGAAAATGATTGCGCTGAAATCGGCGATCACAGGCTTACTTACTACGATTGACTAA
- a CDS encoding response regulator, producing MDDETAIVDIYSKILRASKIPIAFVAYDGQDAIQKFMDSNPRPRIVIMDYRMPAMNGLEVSKRIWQIEPSTKVIIISADTGVREEALSAGATAFIQKPASLKDIIIEVKCVIDGLKC from the coding sequence GTGGACGACGAGACAGCGATCGTCGACATATACAGCAAGATCCTCAGGGCGAGCAAAATCCCGATTGCCTTTGTAGCCTACGATGGACAGGATGCTATCCAAAAATTCATGGACTCTAATCCCCGGCCCCGTATAGTGATCATGGATTATCGCATGCCCGCCATGAACGGCCTGGAAGTATCTAAGCGAATATGGCAAATCGAACCTTCCACTAAAGTCATCATTATCAGCGCGGACACAGGCGTGAGAGAAGAAGCGCTGAGCGCAGGCGCTACGGCATTTATCCAGAAGCCCGCCAGCCTCAAGGACATCATTATAGAAGTCAAGTGCGTGATCGACGGACTGAAGTGCTGA
- a CDS encoding peroxiredoxin — MIGITVTATAATPPSQAAADNRTSGTIAAPLKINDKIPDFQADAYYKGDITKINTGDYRGKWMVFVFYPADFTYVCPKELEEMATYYTDFTDLGAEVFSVSRDSAYVHKAWHNSTPQLQAIQYPMLADTTGNICRTFGTLNEADGLSYRATFIVDPDGYVKVIEMNDNSFGRSTKELLRKLEAAKFVRDNPGKVCPPSWEPGEETITPG, encoded by the coding sequence TTGATCGGCATCACAGTAACCGCAACTGCTGCAACTCCACCGAGTCAAGCAGCGGCTGACAATAGAACATCCGGAACGATAGCCGCCCCGCTAAAAATTAATGATAAAATCCCCGATTTCCAGGCCGACGCCTACTACAAAGGCGACATCACAAAGATCAACACCGGAGATTACCGCGGTAAGTGGATGGTCTTCGTCTTCTACCCCGCAGACTTCACCTACGTCTGCCCCAAAGAACTCGAAGAGATGGCCACATATTACACTGACTTCACAGACCTCGGCGCAGAAGTCTTCAGCGTCAGCCGGGACTCGGCATACGTCCATAAGGCATGGCACAACTCCACACCCCAGCTACAGGCCATCCAGTACCCGATGCTTGCAGACACGACAGGCAACATCTGCCGGACCTTCGGGACATTGAACGAAGCGGACGGCCTCTCTTACCGGGCGACCTTCATCGTGGATCCTGACGGATACGTGAAGGTGATCGAGATGAACGACAACAGCTTCGGCAGGAGCACAAAAGAACTGCTTCGCAAGCTGGAGGCCGCTAAGTTCGTCCGGGATAACCCTGGCAAAGTCTGCCCGCCCAGCTGGGAGCCGGGAGAGGAGACGATAACACCAGGGTGA
- a CDS encoding response regulator gives MHSVIWEGGIAIVDDEKVIIELYNIIFRMKGIPVTFIAYDGEEAVRKFRESSPRPQVMIMDYRMPIMDGVEAARTILSLEPDTKIIFVSADTGAREEAMKAGAAAFLEKPAGLKEIIDQVEKVMSQKSTIVK, from the coding sequence TTGCATAGTGTAATATGGGAAGGCGGCATCGCTATAGTAGACGATGAAAAAGTAATCATCGAGCTCTACAACATAATTTTCAGGATGAAGGGGATCCCTGTTACTTTTATTGCCTATGACGGGGAGGAGGCAGTAAGGAAGTTCCGGGAGTCCAGCCCCAGGCCGCAAGTCATGATTATGGACTACCGCATGCCAATTATGGATGGCGTTGAGGCTGCCCGGACCATACTGAGCCTGGAGCCTGACACAAAGATTATTTTTGTCAGCGCAGACACTGGCGCCCGAGAAGAAGCGATGAAAGCCGGCGCCGCCGCATTTTTAGAGAAGCCCGCAGGCCTTAAAGAGATCATAGACCAGGTCGAAAAAGTGATGAGCCAGAAATCGACCATCGTCAAGTAG
- a CDS encoding reverse transcriptase-like protein, whose protein sequence is MSESGRKIIFVDGSGSGHSAAHFSDDEVYFTHQKGATNNEAEYNGVILALEHLPAGAKATIQSDSQLVVNQLNGKYRINYPHLNLKRQAILALIEKKRLDVRIEWIPREKNKADADIRNRHGASESPKKGPAKATSSINRRQKAESAAEYIKFLEAEVARLTEENKMLMKQIPKL, encoded by the coding sequence ATGTCAGAATCCGGCCGGAAAATCATCTTCGTAGACGGCAGCGGCTCAGGCCACAGTGCTGCCCACTTCTCGGACGACGAAGTCTATTTCACTCACCAGAAAGGCGCCACCAACAACGAGGCGGAATATAACGGCGTGATCCTGGCACTGGAGCACCTGCCTGCCGGGGCGAAGGCGACCATCCAGTCTGACAGTCAGCTTGTGGTGAACCAGCTGAACGGGAAGTACCGGATCAATTACCCGCACCTGAACCTGAAACGACAGGCTATACTGGCGCTCATCGAGAAGAAAAGGCTGGACGTCAGGATCGAGTGGATCCCCCGGGAGAAAAACAAGGCTGATGCAGATATCAGGAACCGACATGGGGCCTCGGAGAGCCCTAAAAAGGGTCCGGCAAAGGCCACCAGCAGTATCAATAGACGGCAAAAGGCTGAATCGGCAGCAGAATACATCAAATTTCTCGAAGCGGAGGTTGCACGGCTGACTGAGGAAAATAAAATGCTAATGAAGCAAATTCCTAAATTATAA
- a CDS encoding redoxin domain-containing protein, with translation MVYVVYAADCTYVCPKEFEEMAMYYTNFIDLGAEVFSASRDSAYVHKAWHNSTPQLQAIQYPMLANTTGHISRTFGTFNETDGLLYRATFIVDPDGYVKVIEMHEGTTLQAGDSKVCEGEPVQNQPAQLGARGRDDNTGMSLRSAGKKTMLII, from the coding sequence ATGGTCTACGTCGTCTACGCCGCAGACTGCACATACGTCTGCCCCAAAGAGTTCGAAGAGATGGCCATGTATTACACAAATTTCATAGACCTCGGCGCAGAAGTCTTCAGCGCCAGCCGGGACTCGGCATACGTCCACAAGGCATGGCACAACTCCACACCCCAGCTACAGGCCATCCAGTACCCCATGCTTGCCAATACCACCGGCCACATCAGCAGGACCTTCGGGACCTTTAATGAGACTGATGGCCTCTTGTACAGGGCGACCTTCATCGTAGATCCGGATGGCTATGTGAAGGTGATCGAGATGCATGAAGGAACTACTTTGCAAGCTGGAGACAGCAAAGTTTGCGAGGGAGAACCAGTACAAAATCAGCCAGCCCAGCTGGGAGCCCGGGGAAGAGACGATAACACAGGCATGAGTTTAAGGAGTGCCGGGAAGAAGACAATGTTAATAATCTAA
- a CDS encoding nucleotidyltransferase domain-containing protein, translating into MLTHDNIQKVLRLFFDGPAVRLHVREVARRADLSPPGAKKILEALEKDGLLIREPTPIVVEYRGNYDSEIFLAWKRSMNLFSLHSCGLIKYLTDYYSIPECIVLFGSYSRGEDTAQSDIDLAIVTEKKDIPETFEFEEKLRRKISIHLIKNMRDVDSGFINSLANGIVLYGYLEAV; encoded by the coding sequence GTGTTAACACATGATAACATTCAGAAGGTACTGAGATTATTCTTTGATGGTCCAGCGGTCCGGTTGCATGTCAGAGAGGTAGCCCGTCGTGCGGACCTGTCCCCGCCCGGGGCAAAGAAGATCCTCGAAGCGCTGGAGAAGGATGGCCTGCTAATAAGAGAGCCTACGCCAATCGTCGTGGAGTACAGGGGCAACTACGACAGCGAGATCTTCCTTGCATGGAAGCGTTCGATGAACTTATTTTCACTCCACTCTTGCGGCCTAATCAAATACTTGACAGACTATTATAGCATACCAGAATGTATCGTACTTTTCGGAAGCTATTCGAGAGGCGAGGACACTGCACAAAGTGATATCGATCTTGCTATAGTAACCGAGAAGAAAGACATTCCGGAGACGTTTGAGTTCGAGGAAAAGCTCAGACGTAAAATAAGCATTCACTTAATCAAGAACATGAGGGATGTCGATTCGGGATTTATCAATAGCCTGGCAAACGGAATTGTACTTTATGGGTACCTGGAGGCGGTATAA
- a CDS encoding HEPN domain-containing protein: MKPFQYYVDMEMVRQGSKDRNTANNILTRATKRLGFIRLQEINQDTAPFIFEDAYEVMRECVHALMITEGYKPFSHEATVAYLNDKRKEYFEEKLVRAFDRYRVIRNDIMYRANSTSMEETIKALEIADEFVRITRELLDKNKL; encoded by the coding sequence TTGAAACCTTTTCAGTATTATGTAGATATGGAGATGGTCCGGCAGGGATCTAAAGATAGGAATACTGCCAATAATATCCTCACCCGGGCAACCAAAAGGCTCGGCTTCATCCGCTTGCAGGAGATAAATCAAGATACAGCACCCTTCATTTTCGAAGATGCCTACGAAGTCATGCGAGAATGCGTTCATGCATTGATGATTACAGAAGGCTATAAGCCGTTTTCTCATGAAGCTACTGTTGCATATCTTAATGATAAGCGGAAAGAGTATTTTGAAGAGAAGCTTGTGAGGGCATTCGACCGTTACAGGGTGATCAGAAACGACATCATGTACAGGGCTAATTCGACCAGTATGGAAGAGACCATCAAAGCCCTTGAGATAGCTGACGAATTTGTGAGAATAACACGAGAGTTATTAGATAAAAACAAGTTATAA
- a CDS encoding HEPN domain-containing protein, with product MSDINEARALRYLLDAMDDRLMIESAYDNKIYSQALFHAQQLTEKSSKACLAILRVMPKDDHHYSEMVRMFIIPNSKKFRDRFDEYLPLVVKLESQYIPTRYGVTTSGTVRIRKYDEQTVKKECNAAKDYLELCFSFVEDKMSKQLPRSKAELEQVLVTEYKDNVKFF from the coding sequence ATGTCGGATATTAACGAGGCCAGGGCACTCAGGTATCTACTGGATGCGATGGACGACAGACTAATGATAGAAAGTGCTTATGATAATAAGATTTATTCGCAAGCACTTTTTCATGCCCAACAACTAACGGAGAAGTCTTCTAAGGCATGTCTCGCCATACTGCGTGTCATGCCAAAGGATGACCACCATTATTCGGAGATGGTCAGGATGTTTATCATACCGAACTCTAAAAAGTTTAGAGACAGGTTTGATGAATATTTGCCCCTTGTCGTTAAGCTTGAATCACAGTATATCCCTACAAGGTATGGTGTTACTACATCAGGCACCGTCCGTATTAGAAAATATGATGAACAGACGGTAAAGAAGGAGTGTAACGCGGCAAAAGACTATCTTGAGCTTTGCTTTTCATTCGTTGAAGATAAGATGAGTAAACAATTGCCCCGGTCTAAAGCAGAACTAGAGCAAGTATTAGTTACAGAATATAAGGATAATGTAAAATTTTTTTAA
- a CDS encoding tetratricopeptide repeat protein, with the protein MMFGKRLIDAGLPDEALTALRKAVEVDPDSVIAHYTLGNAFLSLRQIDDAMAEFQKCIALNPKMPGPHFSLAKTYDEAGMKNDAKAELEIGEQVAKELRGSMQGRRVFKD; encoded by the coding sequence GTGATGTTCGGGAAGCGCCTGATCGACGCAGGATTGCCGGATGAAGCTTTGACGGCATTGAGAAAAGCAGTCGAGGTCGACCCGGATTCAGTTATAGCTCATTATACTTTGGGCAATGCATTCTTAAGCCTTCGCCAGATCGATGATGCGATGGCCGAATTCCAGAAGTGTATAGCGTTAAACCCTAAAATGCCCGGGCCGCATTTCTCGCTGGCGAAGACTTATGACGAAGCTGGAATGAAGAACGATGCAAAAGCAGAGCTGGAGATCGGCGAGCAAGTGGCAAAAGAGCTTAGAGGGTCCATGCAAGGTAGAAGGGTGTTCAAAGATTGA
- a CDS encoding AAA domain-containing protein has product MEKSTGWRATAGSSNPVELIQAFRQAITEEIVYIKTKGRDIQLDLKNGEFITKSLEYFIYRFPLDVPVKVSDDTPVDIYVGKKKTEGLIVTSGDDYIDIAITEDYGLTIHNITVRSDTSALLDLLLKRYDDLLSNGNFDTIGPMKLFGFIEPEPINACDLTVSDSFHLNECQKQVITHALSQEVTFVWGPPGTGKTKTLSVLLNHLIRAKKTVLLISHTNLALDEVIKKFAEDPENRSLIDDGKVIRYGNPSNNDPVIKNFLLDNVNDRIIGVAYQKIDELKRQLRDCEQKITQILIITESPDYRKLKYCEEELAEDENKIAALSEKIRTVKLQIVACYREKNQLETEAEERLKKKSGKGLFRLLGTSPSPKPDAAIDEKILQIQQLKASEKALSDELHYAEINAGELKSDIQKMRERICYTHSLAEDRLIDILPVQLSDLREEFSAIESDIFEIKKEIVKYENFIFGNAMVVGCTLTKCYVDRNLQHCKFDVMILDEASMANLPAIFYAAGRASQYVIAGDFRQIAPIAQSSGPNASLWLKRDIFSQAGIVESIKAGRVDSRLVMLKEQYRMHPKIAGIINDKMYAGQLITNDQTKTDRDQIAALPPYAGHAVVLCDTSKINPWCSYSGSSKINLYSAMLAAKLAESAIAGGIKSAGIITPYKKQVKLIEKQLMEQNIDRKTVSVTTIHKSQGNEKDCIIIDLVEGLPHNLGKQFRSSSIDSDTARLINVAISRAKGKLIVISNNQYFSERLKPGTIFHDLLQEICNKGLVVDSENLLLSNPAISGQTTLSGKAEISPDSKQLIYNATEFYRAFIVDIDHASSRIVIFSPFITRKRMDMLMNPLKAAVARGVKVHLIIRNLKEDKTRADKEKLIEELTLQGINAIIASDTNGVRSSFHEKIALIDKTVFYFGSLNILSQTGNAGTSDYMFAFASPRTIEDLIRYFRIDIILGRQTQPKGRQTTFLKKSFDEEMADAQFGAAIIHLRQQKYKEAVKELKAAIKLCSFKPDYHYYLSKTLLTIDDVTGARKAIDKAIELSPDNVEYREFKTTSGLS; this is encoded by the coding sequence ATGGAAAAATCGACAGGCTGGAGAGCAACTGCGGGGAGCAGCAATCCTGTTGAGCTGATTCAGGCTTTTCGCCAGGCTATTACTGAAGAAATCGTTTATATTAAAACAAAAGGCAGGGATATTCAATTAGACCTTAAAAATGGTGAATTTATCACAAAAAGCCTTGAGTATTTTATCTATCGGTTTCCTCTCGATGTTCCGGTGAAAGTGAGTGATGACACACCTGTCGATATCTACGTCGGAAAAAAGAAGACCGAAGGCCTGATTGTTACCTCTGGTGATGACTACATTGATATTGCCATTACTGAGGACTATGGCCTGACTATTCATAACATAACCGTTAGAAGTGATACTTCGGCGCTGCTTGATCTTTTGCTAAAACGTTATGATGACCTTCTGAGTAACGGAAATTTCGATACCATCGGCCCTATGAAACTATTCGGGTTTATCGAACCCGAACCTATAAATGCCTGCGATCTAACTGTCTCAGATTCCTTCCATCTAAATGAATGTCAAAAACAGGTCATAACACATGCATTATCGCAGGAAGTAACCTTCGTCTGGGGTCCGCCCGGCACAGGTAAGACAAAGACTTTGAGCGTTCTTCTTAACCACTTGATTAGAGCAAAGAAGACTGTTTTACTGATATCTCATACAAATCTCGCTTTAGACGAGGTAATTAAGAAGTTTGCCGAAGACCCCGAGAACAGGTCTCTGATTGACGATGGCAAGGTGATCCGCTATGGAAATCCGAGCAACAACGACCCGGTAATTAAAAATTTCCTGCTTGACAATGTCAACGATCGCATCATTGGAGTAGCATATCAGAAGATCGATGAGCTAAAAAGGCAACTTCGTGACTGCGAACAAAAAATAACTCAGATACTTATTATTACCGAATCGCCCGACTATAGAAAGTTAAAATACTGCGAGGAAGAGCTTGCAGAAGATGAAAACAAAATAGCTGCGTTAAGCGAAAAAATCCGGACGGTAAAACTGCAGATAGTCGCCTGCTACCGGGAAAAGAACCAGCTTGAAACAGAAGCGGAAGAGCGGCTAAAGAAAAAATCAGGAAAAGGACTCTTTAGGCTTCTCGGCACCAGTCCGTCTCCTAAACCTGATGCTGCCATCGATGAAAAAATCCTTCAAATCCAGCAGCTAAAGGCATCAGAGAAAGCTCTGTCTGACGAACTTCACTATGCGGAAATCAATGCTGGAGAGTTAAAATCAGACATTCAAAAAATGCGGGAGCGTATTTGTTATACCCATTCCCTTGCAGAGGACCGTCTCATCGACATATTGCCTGTACAGTTGAGCGATTTAAGAGAAGAATTCTCTGCAATAGAGTCGGATATCTTCGAGATCAAAAAAGAGATCGTCAAGTACGAAAATTTCATCTTTGGCAATGCCATGGTCGTTGGATGCACACTAACTAAATGCTACGTAGACAGAAATCTGCAACATTGCAAATTCGACGTAATGATCCTCGATGAGGCAAGCATGGCTAATTTGCCTGCAATATTTTACGCTGCAGGCCGTGCATCGCAATACGTAATTGCCGGCGATTTCCGCCAGATTGCACCGATTGCCCAGAGCAGCGGGCCTAACGCTTCACTATGGCTAAAGCGGGACATATTTTCGCAGGCTGGCATCGTAGAGTCGATCAAAGCCGGAAGGGTCGACTCCCGGCTGGTGATGTTAAAAGAGCAGTACAGAATGCACCCGAAAATCGCCGGCATCATCAATGATAAAATGTATGCAGGTCAGCTGATAACGAACGACCAGACCAAAACAGATCGGGATCAGATAGCAGCTCTGCCTCCATACGCAGGACATGCAGTCGTGCTCTGCGATACCTCAAAGATTAATCCCTGGTGTAGCTACTCCGGTAGCTCCAAGATTAACCTCTATAGCGCCATGCTGGCGGCAAAACTCGCAGAGTCGGCTATTGCCGGCGGAATCAAGAGCGCTGGCATTATCACTCCTTATAAAAAACAGGTAAAGCTGATAGAAAAGCAGCTCATGGAGCAGAATATCGATCGAAAAACCGTCTCAGTTACGACCATTCATAAATCCCAGGGTAACGAGAAAGACTGTATCATCATCGATCTTGTTGAAGGCTTACCCCATAATCTCGGCAAACAATTCCGCTCTTCCTCGATTGATTCCGACACGGCGAGGCTGATCAACGTCGCAATCTCAAGGGCGAAAGGCAAGCTGATAGTCATATCAAATAACCAGTACTTCAGCGAGCGGCTGAAACCCGGTACTATCTTCCATGATCTGTTGCAGGAGATCTGTAATAAAGGTCTCGTGGTGGACTCAGAGAATCTTCTGTTATCTAACCCAGCGATAAGCGGGCAAACTACGCTAAGCGGAAAAGCGGAAATATCACCTGACTCCAAGCAGCTCATCTACAATGCAACAGAGTTCTACCGCGCCTTCATCGTGGACATTGATCACGCTTCCTCCCGGATAGTCATTTTTAGCCCCTTTATCACCAGAAAACGAATGGACATGCTAATGAACCCGCTCAAAGCAGCGGTTGCCCGGGGTGTAAAAGTCCACTTGATAATCAGAAATCTTAAAGAGGATAAAACAAGGGCAGATAAAGAAAAGTTGATCGAAGAGCTTACTTTACAAGGCATAAATGCCATCATCGCATCAGATACAAATGGCGTCAGAAGTAGTTTCCACGAAAAGATCGCTCTGATCGATAAAACCGTATTCTATTTCGGCAGCCTCAACATTCTCTCCCAGACCGGAAACGCCGGGACGTCTGATTACATGTTCGCCTTTGCCAGCCCCCGGACCATCGAGGACCTGATCCGGTATTTCAGGATCGACATCATCCTGGGCAGGCAGACGCAGCCCAAAGGGCGGCAAACAACGTTCTTAAAAAAGAGCTTTGATGAAGAGATGGCCGACGCCCAGTTCGGAGCCGCGATCATCCATCTCCGGCAACAGAAATACAAGGAAGCGGTGAAAGAGTTAAAAGCAGCTATCAAACTCTGCTCCTTTAAGCCTGACTATCATTATTACCTGAGTAAAACACTGTTAACTATCGATGATGTAACGGGCGCTCGAAAAGCGATAGATAAAGCGATCGAGCTATCGCCGGATAATGTTGAGTATCGTGAGTTTAAAACTACGTCCGGACTATCCTGA